One Isoptericola dokdonensis DS-3 genomic window, GGCGGGCAGGACGACGTCGGAGTACAGGGTGGTGCTCGTCATCCGGAAGTCCGCCGTGACCAGCAGGTCGAGCTTGCCGCGCGGCGCCTCGTCCCGCCACGTCATCGTCCGCGGCCGCCGCCCCGGCGGCGACTCCGCCGCCCGCACCGCGGACTCCGCGCCCAGCAGGTGCCGCAGGAAGTACTCGTTGCCCTTCGCCGACGACCCGAGGATGTTCGAGCGCCACACCGTGAGCACCCGGGGGAAGTTCTCGGGGGCGTCCGGGTCCTCGACCGCGAACCGGAGGCGCCCCGCCCTCAGCTCGTCCACGACGTGCTGCGCAGGCTCCTTGCCCGCCGCGCGAGCCTCGTCGACGAGGTCCAGGGGGTTGCGGTCGAACGTCGGGTAGGCGGGCATCCAGCCGCGCTGCACCGACTCCACCAGCGCGTCGGCGGTGGTGCGCCCGGCCAGCAGCCCCTTCGCCAGCGGGGAGGCCAGCGAGTCCGCGGGCATCCCGTCGTAGCGCCACTGGTCCGTCGCGAGGTAGAGGAAGCCCGTGCCGATCGTCTGCCGGGGCGGGCGCACCCAGTCGAGCCCTCCCGCGTACTGCGCCCACCCCGTCACCGGGCGGCACTTCTCCTGCCCGACGTAGTGCGCCCAGCCGCCGCCGTTGACCCCCTGGCAGCCCGTCACCGTGGTCAGCGTGAGGAACGCCCGGTACGTCGCGTCGCCGTGGAACCACTGGTTCGCCCCGGCGCCCATGATGATCATCGAGCGGCCGCCCGAGTCCAGCGCGTTCTGCGCGAACTCCCGGCCGATCCGCTCCGCCTGCACCGCCGGGACACCGGTCAGCTCTTCCTGCCACGCCGGTGTGCCCGGGGTGCTCGCGTCGTCGTAGCCCGTCGGCCACTCGCCCGGCAGGTCCAGGTCCGGCCGCGCCACCGCGTACTGCGCGAGCAGCAGGTCGAACACCGTGGTGACCAGGTGCCCGCCGACCTCCCGCACCGGGACGCCGCGCGCGACGACGCCCGCGCCGCCCAGGTGGGCCGCCTCGTCGTCCCCGTCCTGCGGGACGAGGTCGAAGCGCGGCAGCAGCACGGCGACGGCCTGCGGGGCCTCGTCGGTCCGGTCGAGGTCCGCGATCGACAGCACCGGGTCGACGTCGCCGAGGTCGAGGTTCCAGCGGCCCTCGTCGGCGTCGCCGTAGCGGTGGCCGAGCGTGCCGTTCGGGGCGACGGGCGTGCCGTCGGCGTCGAGCAGCACGGTCTTGAACCGGTTGTTCGCCATCGTCGAGGCGCCCGGCAGGACGTCGTCAGAGAGTTCGGCGGCGGTGAGGAACTTGCCGGGCGTGAACCCGCCGGACGGGTGGGTGTCGAGCCGCACGAGGAACGGGGCGTCCGCGAACCGCTGGAGGTACGCCGCGAACGCGGCGGTGCGCCGCTCGACGAGGAACTCGCGCAGCACCACGTGCCCCATCGCCAGGGCCAGCGCCCCGTCGGTGCCGGGGTGCGGCGCCATCCACTCGTCGGCGAACTTCGTGGCGTCGTTGAAGTCGGGATTGACGGTGACCACCTTGGCACCGCGGTAGCGGGCCTCCGCCATGAAGTGCGCGTCCGGGGTGCGGGTGACCGGCACGTTCGACCCCCACAGCACCAGGTAGGACGAGTTCCACCAGTCGGCGGACTCGGGGACGTCGGTCTGGTCGCCGAACACCTGGGGGCTCGCGACCGGCAGGTCGGCGTACCAGTCGTAGAACGACAGCATGGTGCCGCCGAGCATCTGCACGAACCTGGCGCCGACCCCGTGCGACACCATCGACATCGCGGGGATGGGGGAGAAGCCCGCGACGCGGTCCGGCCCCCACCGCTTGATCGTGTGCACGTGCGCGGCCGCGACGAGCTCGGAGACCTCGTCCCAGGTGGCGCGGACCAGGCCGCCGCGCCCCCGGGCGGACTTGTAGCGGGCGGACACCTCCGGGTCGGACGTCACCCGCTCCCAGGCGAGCACCGGGTCCCCGCCCACCTCCGCCCGCGCCGCGCGGAACGCCTCCAGCAGGACGCCGCGGACGTACGGGTAGCGCACCCGCGTGGGGGAGTAGGTGTACCAGCTGAACGCCGCGCCGCGAGGGCACCCGCGCGGCTCGTACTCGGGGGAGTCGGGCCCCACCGACGGGTAGTCCGTCTGCTGCGTCTCCCAGGTGATGATGCCGTCCTTGACGTACACCTTCCACGAGCACGACCCCGTGCAGTTCACGCCGTGCGTGGAACGCACCACCTTGTCGTGCGACCAGCGGTCCCGATAGAAGACGTCCCCCTGGCGCCCGCCGCGCAGGAACAGCTGGCGCAGGTCCTCGCTCGTCTCCCCCCGGCGCAGGTGCCGTCCCAGCCGCAGCAGCGGATCCTTCCCGTCCCCGGCGGGCACGGCGGTCGGAGGTGCGGTGGTGCCGTGCGTCATCGCGGACTCCCTGCTGCTGGGGGCTCGAGGGTGCTGCTCGAAGTCAAACCCAGCGGTGGGCGTCGCGCATGGCGAGACAACTTCTCACAGTGGTGCCGCGGGGAGTGAGAGTTCTTCCTCATGGGGATTTCACGCCCCGACGACGGGAGGCGAAACACCCGCTTCCTACGGTCATGACACCGGCCCGACGTCGAGCCGGTCCGGCCCCGGCACCCGCCGGCCCGGACGGCGCCGGCGTCGCACGACGTCCGGCACGAGCACGAGGAGAACGGCGATGGTTGCTCCGACGAGTGGGACCGCCGCACCCGAGCCGGTGGGCGGGCCGACGACGGCCGACACCGCGACGCTCGACCCCACGACCTTCGGGACCGCCCCTGGCAGCACTCTGGGGCCCGTGCGCCGGTCGGGACGGTGGATCGACCACTGGGACCCGGAGGACGCCGTCTTCTGGCGCAACGGCGGCCGCACGATCGCCCGCCGTAACCTGGTGGTCTCGGTGTTCGCCGAGTTCCTCGGGTTCTGCGTGTGGGCCGTCTGGTCGATCGTCGTCCCGCAGCTGCCCGCCGCCGGCTTCGCGCTGACCGCGGACCAGATGTTCTGGCTCATCAGCCTCCCCGCCCTCGTGGGCGCGACGCTGCGCATCCCCTACACGCTCGCCGTGCCGGTGTTCGGCGGCCGCAACTGGACCGTCGTGTCCGCCCTCCTCCTGCTGATCCCGACCCTCTCCCTCGCCTGGGTGGTGCAGCGGCCCGAGACGTCGTTCGGCGTCCTGCTCGCCGTCGCGGCGCTCGCGGGCTTCGGCGGCGGCAACTTCGCGTCGTCGATGGCGAACATCTCGTTCTTCTTCCCGGAGAAGGAGAAGGGCGCGGCGCTCGGCTGGAACGCGGCCGGCGGCAACATCGGCACCGCCGCGGTGCAGTTCGTCGTCCCGCTGGTCATCGCCACCGGCGCGGGCCTGGCCCTGCAGAACGCGGGCCTGGTGTTCATCCCGTTCATCCTGCTGGCCGCGATCCTCGCCTGGCGGCTCATGGACAACCTCGGCACCGCCAAGGCCGACCCGCGGTCGTTCGGTGCCGCGGCCCGCGAGAAGCACACGTGGATCATCTCGTTCATCTACATCGGGACCTTCGGCAGCTTCGTCGGCTTCGCGGGGGCGTTCCCGACGCTGCTGGCGCGCGAGTTCCCCGAGGTCACCCTGTCGTTGGCCTTCATGGGGGCGCTCGTCGGGTCGCTGAGCCGTCCCGCGGGCGGCTGGATCGCCGACCGGCTCGGCGGCGCCCGGGTCACCCTGGTCTCCTTCGCGGTGATGATCCTCGGGGCGTTCGGCGCGATCCAGGCCCTCGGCAGCGGCTCGTTCGGCCTGTTCTTCGGCTCGTTCCTGCTGCTCTTCGTCGCCACGGGCGTCGGCAACGGGTCGGTTTACCGGATGATCCCGGCCGCGTTCCGCGTCGCCCGGGTGGGCGGCGGCGGTGCGGCGACGGCGAAGCTGGCCGCCGGGTGCATCGGCATCGCCGGTGCGGTGGGCGCGTTCGGCGGGTTCCTCATCCCGCGCGGCTTCGCGATGTCGACCACCGCGACCGGTTCCCTCGTGCCCGCCCTGTGGGTCATCATCGGGGTCTACGCGGTGATGACGGTGGTCACGTGGGCCGTCTACGGTCGCCGCTCCGGAGCCATGGGAGCGGCCCGCGTATGAGCACCACCACCGCCGCGCCGGCGCAGACCCACTGCCCCTACTGCGCGCTGCAGTGCGGCATGGCGCTCACGCCCGCCGGGGAGCCGCACGCGGCCCCCGACGGGCGTGCGCCCCTGCCCGTGACCGTCTCCCCGCGCGACTTCCCGACGAACGCCGGGGGTCTGTGCCAGAAGGGCTGGACGAGCGCGAGCGTGCTCACCGTCCCGGACCGCGTCACGACGCCGCTGCTGCGCGGGGACGACGGCGAGCTGGCGCCGGCCTCGTGGGACGACGCCCTCGACGTGGTCGCGGCGGGCGTCCGCCGTGTGCAGGCGGCGCACGGGCCGGACGGCGTGGCGGTGTTCGGCGGCGGTGGTCTGACCAACGAGAAGGCCTACGCCCTGGGCAAGTTCGCCCGGACGGTGCTGCGCACGTCGCTCATCGACTACAACGGCCGGTTCTGCATGTCGTCGGCCGCCGCCGCGGGGAACAGGGCGTTCGGCGCCGACCGCGGGATGCCCTTCCCGCTCACCGACCTCGGCGGGGCGCAGGCCGTGCTGCTGCTCGGTTCCAACCCGGCCGAGACGATGCCGCCGTTCGTGCAGCACCTCGCGGGTGCGCGGGAGGCCGGCGGGCTCGTCGTGGTGGACCCGCGACGCTCGGCCACCGCCCGCCTCGCCGACGACGGTCAGGGCATCCACGTCCAGCCGGTCCCGGGCACCGACATGGTGGTCCTGCTCGCGCTGACGCACGTCGTGGTCGCCGAGGGCCTGGTGGACCGGGCGTTCGCCGACGAGCGCACGGCCGGCCACGACGACGTCGTGCGGTCGGTCTCCGCGTGGTGGCCCGAGCGTGCCGAGACGGTGTGCGGCGTCCCGGCCGAGACGCTACGCCGCGTCGCCCGGCGGCTCGCGGCGGCGTCCCCGGCCCGCGGCGGGCGCGGCGCGTACGTGCTGACGGGCCGCGGGGTCGAGCAGTCGGCGCAGGGCACGGCGACCGTCACGGCGGCGATCAACCTGGCGCTCCTGCTGGGCCTGGTGGGTCGTCCGGGCTCCGGGTACGGCTGCCTGACCGGGCAGGGCAACGGCCAGGGCGGGCGCGAGCACGGCCAGAAGTCCGACCAGCTCCCCGGCTACCGCAAGATCGACGACCCGGCGGCGCGCGCGCACGTCGCCGCGGTGTGGGGCGTCGAGGAGTCCACCATCCCGGGCCCCGGCCTGCCCGCCGTGGCGCTGCTCGGCGCGCTCGGCACGCCGGGCGGGCCGCAGGCGCTGTTCGTGCACGGGTCGAACGTGCTGGTGTCCGCGCCCAACGCGGACCTGGTCCGCGAGCGCCTGGCGGCGCTGGACCTGCTGGTCGTGTGCGACTTCGTGCCCTCGGAGACCGCACTGATGGCCGACGTCGTGCTCCCCGTGACGCAGTGG contains:
- a CDS encoding nitrate reductase subunit alpha — its product is MTHGTTAPPTAVPAGDGKDPLLRLGRHLRRGETSEDLRQLFLRGGRQGDVFYRDRWSHDKVVRSTHGVNCTGSCSWKVYVKDGIITWETQQTDYPSVGPDSPEYEPRGCPRGAAFSWYTYSPTRVRYPYVRGVLLEAFRAARAEVGGDPVLAWERVTSDPEVSARYKSARGRGGLVRATWDEVSELVAAAHVHTIKRWGPDRVAGFSPIPAMSMVSHGVGARFVQMLGGTMLSFYDWYADLPVASPQVFGDQTDVPESADWWNSSYLVLWGSNVPVTRTPDAHFMAEARYRGAKVVTVNPDFNDATKFADEWMAPHPGTDGALALAMGHVVLREFLVERRTAAFAAYLQRFADAPFLVRLDTHPSGGFTPGKFLTAAELSDDVLPGASTMANNRFKTVLLDADGTPVAPNGTLGHRYGDADEGRWNLDLGDVDPVLSIADLDRTDEAPQAVAVLLPRFDLVPQDGDDEAAHLGGAGVVARGVPVREVGGHLVTTVFDLLLAQYAVARPDLDLPGEWPTGYDDASTPGTPAWQEELTGVPAVQAERIGREFAQNALDSGGRSMIIMGAGANQWFHGDATYRAFLTLTTVTGCQGVNGGGWAHYVGQEKCRPVTGWAQYAGGLDWVRPPRQTIGTGFLYLATDQWRYDGMPADSLASPLAKGLLAGRTTADALVESVQRGWMPAYPTFDRNPLDLVDEARAAGKEPAQHVVDELRAGRLRFAVEDPDAPENFPRVLTVWRSNILGSSAKGNEYFLRHLLGAESAVRAAESPPGRRPRTMTWRDEAPRGKLDLLVTADFRMTSTTLYSDVVLPAATWYEKHDLSSTDMHPYLHSFSPAIDPPWQCRTDFATFHTIARDVSRLAETHLGVRHDLVASPLAHDTPDELAMPHGTVPDPGSPVTERDLVPGVTMPKLAVVERDYPAFAARMASLGPLTDSVGMVTKGVRFSPDVEVRSLGQRNGTVAAGPTAGRPRLDTDVQVCEAILTLSGTSNGRLAVQGFEHLEKRTGRELADLARDEQAKLVTFADTQARPVPVITSPEWSGSEHGGRRYTAFAVNVDRLKPWHTLTGRQHFYLDHDWMVELGEQLPVYRPPLDLHRLFGDSPVPGTVGEADGHATVAVRYLTPHSKWSIHSEYQDNLFMLSLSRGGPNVWMSPADAAKIGVADNEWIEAVNRNGVVVARAVVSHRMPEGTVFMYHATERTVDVPLAETSGQRGGIHNSLTRILLKPTHLAGGYAQLTYAFNYLGPTGNQRDEITTIRRRSQEVRYS
- a CDS encoding MFS transporter, whose amino-acid sequence is MVAPTSGTAAPEPVGGPTTADTATLDPTTFGTAPGSTLGPVRRSGRWIDHWDPEDAVFWRNGGRTIARRNLVVSVFAEFLGFCVWAVWSIVVPQLPAAGFALTADQMFWLISLPALVGATLRIPYTLAVPVFGGRNWTVVSALLLLIPTLSLAWVVQRPETSFGVLLAVAALAGFGGGNFASSMANISFFFPEKEKGAALGWNAAGGNIGTAAVQFVVPLVIATGAGLALQNAGLVFIPFILLAAILAWRLMDNLGTAKADPRSFGAAAREKHTWIISFIYIGTFGSFVGFAGAFPTLLAREFPEVTLSLAFMGALVGSLSRPAGGWIADRLGGARVTLVSFAVMILGAFGAIQALGSGSFGLFFGSFLLLFVATGVGNGSVYRMIPAAFRVARVGGGGAATAKLAAGCIGIAGAVGAFGGFLIPRGFAMSTTATGSLVPALWVIIGVYAVMTVVTWAVYGRRSGAMGAARV
- a CDS encoding molybdopterin oxidoreductase family protein, encoding MSTTTAAPAQTHCPYCALQCGMALTPAGEPHAAPDGRAPLPVTVSPRDFPTNAGGLCQKGWTSASVLTVPDRVTTPLLRGDDGELAPASWDDALDVVAAGVRRVQAAHGPDGVAVFGGGGLTNEKAYALGKFARTVLRTSLIDYNGRFCMSSAAAAGNRAFGADRGMPFPLTDLGGAQAVLLLGSNPAETMPPFVQHLAGAREAGGLVVVDPRRSATARLADDGQGIHVQPVPGTDMVVLLALTHVVVAEGLVDRAFADERTAGHDDVVRSVSAWWPERAETVCGVPAETLRRVARRLAAASPARGGRGAYVLTGRGVEQSAQGTATVTAAINLALLLGLVGRPGSGYGCLTGQGNGQGGREHGQKSDQLPGYRKIDDPAARAHVAAVWGVEESTIPGPGLPAVALLGALGTPGGPQALFVHGSNVLVSAPNADLVRERLAALDLLVVCDFVPSETALMADVVLPVTQWAEEEGTMTSLEGRVIRRRQAVAAPGQARSELWILAELARRLGSDVAFPTEPAVVFDELARASRGGIADYSGLSHARLDAHEEAGGTGLYWPCPAPGTDGAEHPGTPRMFLDGFPTPDGRARLVPVDHAGPTDDVRGDAPTYLVTGRVLQHYQSGAQTRRVPELDRLVPEPYVEIHPFLGLRVGVADGDRVRVTSARGAVEAVARWTDVVRPEVVFMPFHWSGPGSVNRITSDAVDPISSMPEFKVCAVRVEPVTTTPPQAAEPRPDTKEVPA